A region from the Octopus sinensis unplaced genomic scaffold, ASM634580v1 Contig18124, whole genome shotgun sequence genome encodes:
- the LOC115231304 gene encoding beta-1,3-galactosyltransferase 5-like isoform X1, which translates to MKPIYKRISMFIILFFFCAVAYYFGYTSVLTKDGSRNLHLPDSVLKALTSNWQKLSQSKLVKLNATASKTMATSTSEIVKAIKTAALSKQIKNSCKNCVPNNIPIIVENRDICKRHKDPSIQLDLFVIIFTQFKLKKQRDTIRNTWLNHSRNNTSNVRYAFAFGRLPTDADDTMLSKEANIYKDIVQADFKDSYRNLTFKTITMLGWVSRHCPHVKHVMKTDDDMWVNIPRIIETFKEQPLHKTVAGCCPLSAGPIRSKESKWYVSYEEYSRDSYPGFCSGTGYVMDLYTATNIHNVSVYVPFLYLEDVYISLCIEYLGNGFHLQPIHGFYNSRYNTNNLCDFRTSVLTSHYMSINAIQDIWNAKCKR; encoded by the coding sequence ATGAAGCCGATTTATAAACGGATCAGTATGTTCATAATTCTGTTCTTTTTCTGTGCTGTTGCCTATTATTTTGGCTACACATCTGTTCTAACAAAAGACGGTTCCAGGAATTTGCACTTACCTGACTCCGTTCTTAAAGCATtaacttcaaattggcaaaaaCTTTCGCAGTCGAAATTGGTGAAACTTAACGCCACGGCATCAAAGACAATGGCTACCTCAACTAGTGAAATAGTAAAAGCCATAAAAACTGCAGCGTtatcaaaacaaattaaaaattcttGTAAAAACTGCGTTCCAAACAACATTCCAATTATTGTAGAGAACCGAGATATTTGCAAACGCCACAAGGATCCGTCAATTCAGTTGGATTTGTTTGTTATAATTTTCACTCAGTTCAAATTGAAAAAGCAACGGGACACCATTCGCAACACTTGGCTGAATCACTCAAGAAATAACACTTCGAACGTTCGTTATGCATTTGCGTTCGGTCGGCTTCCCACCGACGCAGATGACACAATGTTGTCGAAAGaagcaaacatatacaaagacaTCGTTCAGGCGGATTTCAAGGACAGTTACCGGAATTTGAcctttaaaacaataacaatgcttGGTTGGGTGAGCAGACATTGCCCTCACGTGAAACACGTGATGAAAACAGATGATGACATGTGGGTTAACATACCGAGAATAATTGAAACATTCAAAGAGCAACCCCTACATAAGACTGTTGCCGGCTGCTGTCCTTTGTCGGCGGGCCCTATACGTTCTAAAGAGTCCAAATGGTACGTTTCCTATGAAGAATACTCCAGAGACTCATATCCTGGCTTCTGTTCAGGAACTGGGTACGTGATGGATTTATATACTGCCACTAACATTCACAATGTCTCAGTATACGTGCCTTTTCTCTATTTAGAAGATGTGTACATATCTTTGTGTATAGAGTATCTGGGAAACGGTTTTCATTTACAGCCAATTCATGGGTTTTATAATTCTAGATACAATACAAACAATTTGTGTGATTTCCGTACGTCGGTATTAACCAGTCATTATATGTCCATAAATGCAATACAAGACATATGGAATGCTAAAtgtaagagatag
- the LOC115231304 gene encoding beta-1,3-galactosyltransferase 5-like isoform X2, translating into MKPIYKRISMFIILFFFCAVAYYFGYTSVLTKDGSRNLHLPDSVLKALTSNWQKLSQSKLVKLNATASKTMATSTSEIVKAIKTAALSKQIKNSCKNCVPNNIPIIVENRDICKRHKDPSIQLDLFVIIFTQFKLKKQRDTIRNTWLNHSRNNTSNVRYAFAFGRLPTDADDTMLSKEANIYKDIVQADFKDSYRNLTFKTITMLGWVSRHCPHVKHVMKTDDDMWVNIPRIIETFKEQPLHKTVAGCCPLSAGPIRSKESKWYVSYEEYSRDSYPGFCSGTGFLNPVW; encoded by the coding sequence ATGAAGCCGATTTATAAACGGATCAGTATGTTCATAATTCTGTTCTTTTTCTGTGCTGTTGCCTATTATTTTGGCTACACATCTGTTCTAACAAAAGACGGTTCCAGGAATTTGCACTTACCTGACTCCGTTCTTAAAGCATtaacttcaaattggcaaaaaCTTTCGCAGTCGAAATTGGTGAAACTTAACGCCACGGCATCAAAGACAATGGCTACCTCAACTAGTGAAATAGTAAAAGCCATAAAAACTGCAGCGTtatcaaaacaaattaaaaattcttGTAAAAACTGCGTTCCAAACAACATTCCAATTATTGTAGAGAACCGAGATATTTGCAAACGCCACAAGGATCCGTCAATTCAGTTGGATTTGTTTGTTATAATTTTCACTCAGTTCAAATTGAAAAAGCAACGGGACACCATTCGCAACACTTGGCTGAATCACTCAAGAAATAACACTTCGAACGTTCGTTATGCATTTGCGTTCGGTCGGCTTCCCACCGACGCAGATGACACAATGTTGTCGAAAGaagcaaacatatacaaagacaTCGTTCAGGCGGATTTCAAGGACAGTTACCGGAATTTGAcctttaaaacaataacaatgcttGGTTGGGTGAGCAGACATTGCCCTCACGTGAAACACGTGATGAAAACAGATGATGACATGTGGGTTAACATACCGAGAATAATTGAAACATTCAAAGAGCAACCCCTACATAAGACTGTTGCCGGCTGCTGTCCTTTGTCGGCGGGCCCTATACGTTCTAAAGAGTCCAAATGGTACGTTTCCTATGAAGAATACTCCAGAGACTCATATCCTGGCTTCTGTTCAGGAACTGG